The following nucleotide sequence is from Melioribacteraceae bacterium.
GAAGCTCTTGTTTAAGCTGAGCATTTGTAATTTTACTTAAATATTCTTGCTCTTCTTTTTCCGAAAGTTTTTCGTTTCCCCAAACCCTATAGATATCCGGCGCGCCAGGTTCCGGGACAATAACCTGCGAAAAAAGCATAGTTGATACGAATGTTAGTAATAGTATTGTTTGAATTATAGTTTTCATTTTGAGACCCCCTTGATTAATAAAATTTTATAAAGACGATTCACCTAAATCCTGTTTCATTTTTTCAATTTCTTTGTTAAGTAAATAAAATGACTGTTCCCACTTATCGTGTGTTGCTTGAATTAATCTATACTCTTCCCACTCTTCATACGAAAGAGTTTCAATCGATTCATCAACGTCATGTAATTGTTTTGTTATAACTTCACCGTGCCAGCTCAAAATATCTTCACTTATACTTTTTACGGCATTCGGTTTTTCGGTGGTTAATAATATTACCAAAGCTACGACGGTAACTAACGCTACAAAAGCTGCTTTAGCTGTGCTTAAATTATTTGAGAAAAGAACTTCGAGTATGTTAGATATCGAATCGGTGATTCTTTCGAAAAAGTTTTTTGAACTAAACACTGTTGATATAATTTCATTAAACTCATCGTTTTCTATTTGATGCTTGTTGCTTTCTTTATAATAACCTATTGTTTCGATGATATTTTTATAAAATTCATTCAACTCAGAATGCTGTGATAATTTTTGATTCCAATAAAGCATGTCTTCGTTGCTTAAACTTCCGTCGATGTAAAGCCAAACTTCTGCTTCAAATCTTTCATGCAATTTTTTAATATCATCTTTCATTTTATGTTTCCAATCTCTTTTCGCAATTTTTTTACGGCATAGTGCATGTGACTTAAGACGGTGTTCATCGGTTCTTTCATAATTTCTGCAATTTCTTTAAAAGATAATTCAGCATGCATTCTTAAGAGAAAAACTTCTTTTTGTTTGTGGGGAAGAGAATCAACTATTTTGTTAATTATTTCTTTAGTCTCTTCGTGAATAATTATATCATGTGCGGTTTCACTGTTTCCGTTCATATCAATTTCCGAAAAACTCGTTTCGTTTACTGTTCTTTTTAATTTTCTCAAACCGTCAATTGCAGTATTATGAGCAATCGAAAACAACCATGATGCAAATTTTTGTTGTTCATTATATTTCTTAATTCCTTTCCATGTCTTAATTAAAACATCCTGCATCCAATCTTTTGCTAAATCGCGATCGCCGGTAAATTTAAATAGGTATCCGAAGAGTTTATCCTTGTATAAACCAATGAGCAAAGCGAAAGCCGATTGATCCCCCCTTTTGCTTCTTTCAATAAGCGCTATTTCACGGTCGATGCTCATATTTTCGTTTTCTAAGATTGTAAACGATTCTAACTAAAATTTATTGTATTGATCACACTAATTTTTTGCGTGGTCATTATTACTAATATTCCATATTTTGACGAACTATTTTTT
It contains:
- a CDS encoding RNA polymerase sigma factor, with protein sequence MSIDREIALIERSKRGDQSAFALLIGLYKDKLFGYLFKFTGDRDLAKDWMQDVLIKTWKGIKKYNEQQKFASWLFSIAHNTAIDGLRKLKRTVNETSFSEIDMNGNSETAHDIIIHEETKEIINKIVDSLPHKQKEVFLLRMHAELSFKEIAEIMKEPMNTVLSHMHYAVKKLRKEIGNIK